A window from Micromonospora profundi encodes these proteins:
- a CDS encoding MFS transporter, with product MTANGKEMPSRDRCDLRSRLERHGCRNVRGGRRWAPAARGRAVVTAAAGPADRPTSAWAPLRTAAYRNLWLALLAANVGTWMQTVGAQWLLIHQANASTLVALVQTASLLPVLLLALPAGVLADSFDRRHLLISVQLFLVAVAALLAVLTLTDRMPPALLLTLTFAFGVGQALTLPAWAAVIPELVPQEHLRSASALGSISVNAARAVGPALAGVLIARTGVAPVFALNAVAFGIFAYALWRWRPGNTRAVEVPERFTAALRAGSRFVRHSPTVRRLLRRSMVFVVPASSLWALLPLVADRRLGLGSGGYGLLLAALGIGAVGGGFLLSVIRARLSANHLLLISGALFTIALTVVGTVRVVPLVLVALLPAGMAWVTVLANINAEMQLFLPSWVRARGLAVYQIFFAGGQAAGALVWGLVADLGGLVLAYLAAAAVMLIGTVTSRLWPLPDLRTGNREPAVYWPQLNLVYEPDPGVGPVLVTVQYTVRPERTQAFLTAMDMVRGARQRTGAMRWGLFRPAETADRFVEVYLVPSWGEHLRQHGGRLTGEDRAAERRVQDLTEGAPEIHHLVPAAAGPTMTDDREGV from the coding sequence ATGACCGCAAACGGGAAGGAGATGCCGTCACGCGACAGGTGTGACCTCAGGTCCCGGCTGGAGAGACATGGGTGCAGGAATGTCCGTGGTGGTCGGCGGTGGGCGCCGGCCGCGCGCGGCCGGGCGGTGGTGACGGCGGCGGCCGGACCCGCTGACCGTCCGACCTCCGCCTGGGCGCCGCTGCGTACCGCGGCCTACCGCAATCTCTGGCTGGCCCTGCTCGCCGCCAACGTCGGCACCTGGATGCAGACCGTCGGCGCGCAGTGGCTGCTCATCCACCAGGCCAACGCGTCCACGCTTGTCGCGCTGGTCCAGACCGCCAGCCTGCTGCCGGTGCTCCTGCTGGCGCTGCCCGCCGGGGTGCTGGCCGACAGCTTCGACCGTCGGCATCTGTTGATCTCCGTGCAGCTGTTCCTGGTCGCGGTGGCGGCGCTGCTGGCAGTGCTCACCCTGACCGACCGGATGCCGCCGGCGCTGCTGCTCACCCTCACCTTCGCGTTCGGGGTCGGGCAGGCGCTGACCCTGCCGGCCTGGGCGGCGGTGATTCCGGAGCTGGTGCCGCAGGAGCACCTGCGCTCGGCGTCGGCACTCGGCTCGATAAGCGTGAACGCCGCACGGGCCGTCGGGCCGGCACTGGCCGGCGTGCTCATCGCCCGGACCGGCGTCGCCCCGGTGTTCGCGCTGAACGCTGTGGCGTTCGGCATCTTCGCGTACGCGTTGTGGCGCTGGCGGCCCGGCAACACCCGCGCCGTCGAGGTTCCCGAGCGGTTCACCGCAGCGCTGCGCGCCGGCAGCCGCTTCGTACGTCACTCACCGACAGTGCGCCGGCTGCTGCGCCGTTCCATGGTCTTCGTCGTCCCGGCCAGCTCGTTGTGGGCGTTGCTGCCGCTCGTGGCGGACCGGCGCCTGGGGTTGGGCTCCGGTGGGTACGGGCTGCTGCTGGCCGCCCTCGGGATCGGCGCGGTGGGAGGTGGCTTCCTGCTGTCAGTGATCCGCGCCCGGCTGTCGGCCAACCATCTGCTGCTGATCTCCGGAGCGCTGTTCACCATCGCTTTGACAGTGGTCGGCACGGTACGGGTGGTGCCGCTGGTGCTCGTCGCCCTGCTACCCGCCGGGATGGCCTGGGTGACCGTGCTGGCCAACATCAACGCCGAGATGCAGCTCTTCCTGCCCAGCTGGGTACGAGCCCGAGGGCTGGCCGTCTACCAGATCTTCTTCGCCGGCGGGCAGGCGGCCGGCGCCCTTGTCTGGGGTCTGGTCGCTGACCTGGGCGGACTGGTGCTCGCCTATCTGGCGGCGGCCGCGGTCATGCTGATCGGCACCGTGACGAGTCGGCTCTGGCCGTTGCCGGACCTGCGTACTGGCAACCGGGAGCCGGCTGTCTACTGGCCGCAACTGAACCTGGTGTACGAGCCGGATCCGGGCGTCGGGCCGGTGCTGGTGACCGTGCAGTACACGGTGCGGCCGGAACGGACGCAGGCGTTCCTCACGGCGATGGACATGGTGCGCGGTGCCCGGCAGCGGACCGGCGCGATGCGATGGGGGCTGTTCCGGCCGGCCGAGACGGCGGACCGGTTCGTCGAGGTGTACCTGGTGCCGTCCTGGGGCGAGCACCTGCGCCAGCACGGCGGCCGGTTGACAGGCGAGGACCGTGCTGCCGAGCGGCGGGTCCAGGACCTGACCGAGGGCGCACCGGAGATCCACCACCTGGTGCCGGCAGCCGCCGGCCCGACAATGACCGACGATCGGGAAGGCGTCTGA
- a CDS encoding TetR/AcrR family transcriptional regulator, which translates to MASQRKASADPARSLAILWRTREPTSRSAGQGLSVDRIVRAAMDIADTEGLDALTMRRVGEALGVGTMSVYTYVPGKTELVDVMIDTAYGEMPRTAVDGDWRARLERIARDNLALYKRHPWMLRAETTRPVLGPHTIAKYDHELGAVADIGLTDVEMDAVLTLVLGHVKSAARAASEVLDLERETGMTDGQWWQSHAPWLETFLTADRFPTASRVGTAAGQQHGAAYGPEYAFEFGLQRVLDGISVVVAERSR; encoded by the coding sequence ATGGCGAGTCAGCGTAAGGCGAGCGCGGACCCGGCCCGCAGCCTGGCCATCCTGTGGCGCACCCGGGAGCCGACCAGTCGCAGCGCCGGCCAGGGGCTCAGCGTCGACCGGATCGTCCGCGCCGCGATGGACATCGCCGACACCGAGGGCCTCGACGCGCTGACCATGCGCAGGGTCGGTGAGGCGCTCGGCGTCGGCACCATGTCGGTCTACACGTACGTGCCGGGCAAGACCGAACTCGTCGACGTCATGATCGACACCGCCTACGGCGAGATGCCCCGCACCGCTGTCGACGGCGACTGGCGGGCCCGGCTGGAGCGGATCGCCCGCGACAACCTCGCGCTCTACAAGCGCCATCCGTGGATGCTGCGGGCCGAGACGACCCGGCCGGTGCTGGGCCCGCACACGATCGCCAAGTACGACCACGAACTCGGCGCGGTCGCCGACATCGGTCTCACCGATGTGGAGATGGACGCGGTGCTCACCCTCGTCCTCGGGCACGTCAAGAGCGCCGCCCGCGCCGCGTCGGAGGTGCTCGACCTGGAGCGGGAGACCGGCATGACCGACGGCCAGTGGTGGCAGTCGCACGCGCCGTGGCTGGAGACGTTCCTGACCGCCGACAGGTTCCCGACCGCGTCCCGGGTCGGCACGGCGGCCGGGCAGCAGCACGGCGCCGCGTACGGCCCGGAGTACGCCTTCGAGTTCGGCCTGCAACGGGTCCTCGACGGGATCTCGGTGGTGGTCGCCGAGCGGTCCCGCTAG